The following coding sequences lie in one Tichowtungia aerotolerans genomic window:
- a CDS encoding type II secretion system protein, with the protein MQRLFPTFGKTPVHFSGVWKRCAKSKTGMTLIEVMLAIVILGIGAGILLVAISRCMAVATKAQHYSRAHRLLFQVEAENPITRGEIDEGTESGTFDDGYSWEREITESEDEGREGLYTIRTRITWSTRGHNAFEEVQQYLYIPLDKDELKARRGY; encoded by the coding sequence ATGCAACGGCTTTTTCCAACGTTTGGAAAAACACCCGTGCATTTTTCCGGGGTTTGGAAACGCTGTGCCAAATCTAAAACCGGCATGACCCTCATTGAGGTGATGCTGGCGATCGTCATCCTTGGCATTGGCGCCGGAATCCTTTTGGTGGCCATATCGCGCTGTATGGCAGTGGCCACAAAAGCCCAGCATTACAGCCGCGCACATCGACTGCTGTTCCAGGTTGAAGCCGAAAACCCAATTACTCGCGGGGAGATTGACGAAGGCACTGAATCCGGCACTTTTGACGACGGCTACAGCTGGGAACGGGAAATCACCGAAAGCGAAGACGAAGGCCGCGAAGGCCTCTATACGATTCGTACGAGAATCACATGGTCTACCCGCGGACACAATGCGTTCGAAGAAGTTCAGCAATATCTGTATATCCCCCTGGATAAGGATGAGCTGAAAGCACGGAGGGGCTACTGA
- the mrdA gene encoding penicillin-binding protein 2, with protein MRIYVALACMAAAYLFLMGSLWRLQVADSSRFEDRIQVQSLRRIRMPGIRGKIYDRNDLCLADNRPDYSIAMYLENIRRPGPWAKTIDHSMEVIDQVSAMTGLPPKVDRDDVRKHIHLRLPLPLILWRDIGMQPMARFAEQALNIPGVDLYTQMTRQYPYSPYTSHLIGYVGKADPGKLNEEEKYNYYLPEMGGRAGLEKLFDPFLRGEAGGKIVQIDVSGYHHDELARREPRRGGDLRLTLDIEVQLLAHQALGTNQGAVVVMDPNNGDVLAMVSAPSYDANLFVPYITSKDWRRLSDDPAKPLLNRAVAGTYPPGSTFKPFVGLAASTVNPHAVSTVYDCPGAFRVGRRVMRDWNWAGHGERDLRGALMRSANVYFFKTILENGWEPVVEQADKAGFGQKTGVEVDYEAAGLLPDKEWQRKTNHGAWTDGDSCNLSIGQGFLAVTPIQMAMMTATIANGGTLYKPRLIQAYRPPEDDSFTDAPIRKEGRMDWSQTALTAVRGGMHDVIMAKDGTGKQAAVEGLDFAGKTGTAEYWVMVNGKRKTKKHTWMIAFAPFDNPQYAVAFLIENGASGGRTVGPRLKILLSGLFEKLKSEGRVQS; from the coding sequence TTGCGTATTTACGTTGCGCTGGCCTGTATGGCGGCAGCCTATCTGTTTTTGATGGGGTCGTTATGGCGGCTTCAGGTGGCTGATTCATCGCGGTTTGAGGATCGTATACAGGTCCAGAGCCTTCGGCGGATACGGATGCCCGGGATTCGCGGAAAGATTTACGACCGCAACGATCTGTGCCTTGCCGATAACCGTCCGGATTATTCCATCGCGATGTATTTGGAAAACATCCGTCGCCCCGGACCATGGGCCAAAACCATCGATCACTCGATGGAAGTGATCGATCAGGTCTCTGCCATGACCGGGTTGCCTCCAAAGGTGGATCGTGATGATGTTCGCAAGCATATACACCTTCGGTTGCCGCTGCCTCTGATCCTTTGGCGGGATATCGGCATGCAGCCCATGGCGCGTTTTGCAGAGCAGGCGTTGAATATTCCCGGCGTTGATTTATATACGCAAATGACCCGGCAATATCCTTACAGTCCTTACACGTCTCATTTGATCGGCTATGTCGGAAAGGCTGATCCCGGCAAATTAAACGAAGAGGAGAAATACAACTATTATCTTCCTGAGATGGGCGGACGGGCCGGTCTGGAAAAACTGTTTGATCCCTTCCTGCGCGGCGAAGCCGGCGGAAAAATTGTCCAGATCGATGTGTCCGGTTATCACCACGATGAACTGGCGCGCCGCGAACCCAGACGAGGCGGAGACCTTCGTTTGACACTGGATATTGAGGTGCAGCTGCTTGCTCATCAAGCGCTGGGAACCAATCAAGGCGCGGTCGTTGTGATGGACCCGAACAACGGTGATGTGCTGGCGATGGTCAGTGCTCCAAGTTATGACGCAAACCTGTTTGTGCCGTATATTACTTCCAAGGACTGGAGGCGTCTGTCTGACGACCCTGCGAAACCTCTGCTGAACCGGGCTGTTGCAGGAACCTATCCTCCTGGAAGTACATTCAAACCGTTCGTCGGGCTGGCTGCTTCGACCGTCAATCCCCACGCGGTCAGCACCGTGTATGACTGTCCGGGGGCATTCCGTGTCGGACGCAGGGTGATGCGCGACTGGAACTGGGCAGGGCACGGAGAGCGTGATCTGCGCGGAGCACTGATGCGTTCCGCCAATGTTTATTTTTTCAAAACCATTTTAGAAAATGGCTGGGAGCCCGTTGTCGAACAGGCGGACAAAGCCGGGTTTGGCCAAAAAACCGGTGTGGAAGTAGACTATGAGGCCGCAGGACTGCTGCCAGACAAGGAGTGGCAACGAAAAACGAATCATGGTGCTTGGACCGATGGTGATAGCTGCAACCTGTCGATTGGACAAGGTTTTCTCGCGGTTACGCCGATACAGATGGCCATGATGACAGCGACAATAGCCAATGGCGGTACTCTGTATAAACCGAGACTGATACAGGCCTACCGCCCTCCGGAAGATGACTCTTTCACGGATGCTCCGATTCGAAAAGAAGGAAGAATGGACTGGTCGCAAACCGCCCTGACTGCCGTGCGAGGCGGAATGCACGATGTGATTATGGCAAAGGATGGCACCGGAAAACAGGCAGCAGTTGAAGGGCTCGATTTTGCCGGCAAAACAGGAACTGCTGAATACTGGGTGATGGTTAATGGAAAACGGAAAACAAAAAAACACACCTGGATGATTGCATTTGCACCGTTCGATAATCCGCAGTACGCCGTGGCATTTTTGATTGAGAATGGGGCTTCCGGCGGCAGGACGGTTGGGCCTCGTCTGAAAATTCTGTTGAGCGGTCTGTTTGAAAAACTCAAAAGCGAGGGGAGGGTGCAGTCATGA
- a CDS encoding prepilin-type N-terminal cleavage/methylation domain-containing protein has translation MHRRGFTLLEIMVAIVILSIAMTVAWQTFSSATRSWTSARRLMDETHHGDFVLTQLTAALRSMAFFDSLPEQYGFRMERNRDGEYGEHSISWVTASKAFLPKGTEFDHGMHRIEVGAGEDDDGNDGLLVTVWRHIADEDDDVEKQSWVVSDVIKGLGCAVYNVKDEKWDEEWEETNAIPGLIEITLYADPKEEGDDPIEYRQLIEIPLGPPVTNEVDAASQ, from the coding sequence ATGCACCGCCGCGGTTTTACCCTGCTCGAAATTATGGTGGCCATCGTGATCCTTTCGATCGCCATGACCGTGGCGTGGCAGACCTTTTCCTCTGCAACCCGCTCCTGGACATCCGCCCGACGGCTGATGGATGAAACGCATCACGGAGACTTTGTGCTGACCCAGCTGACCGCCGCCCTGCGCTCGATGGCGTTCTTTGATTCTCTGCCCGAACAGTACGGCTTTCGCATGGAACGCAACCGCGATGGTGAATACGGAGAGCATTCCATCAGCTGGGTCACCGCCAGCAAGGCATTCCTGCCCAAAGGAACCGAGTTCGATCACGGAATGCACCGAATCGAGGTCGGCGCAGGCGAAGACGACGACGGCAATGACGGCCTGCTGGTCACTGTCTGGCGGCACATTGCCGATGAAGATGATGATGTTGAGAAACAAAGCTGGGTTGTCAGTGACGTCATCAAAGGCCTCGGCTGCGCGGTATATAACGTGAAAGACGAAAAATGGGACGAAGAATGGGAGGAAACCAACGCCATCCCCGGCCTCATTGAAATCACCCTCTACGCCGACCCGAAAGAAGAAGGAGACGACCCGATCGAATACCGACAGCTCATCGAAATCCCGCTCGGCCCGCCCGTCACCAACGAAGTGGATGCTGCGTCGCAATGA
- a CDS encoding rod shape-determining protein, which yields MFNRLMGLFSSDIGIDLGTANTLVYVRDRGVVLREPSVVAVQTGTNRVLAVGDEAKRMLGRTPGSIVAIRPLKAGVIADFEITEAMLRYFIQKVHNRRRMVRPRVVVAVPSGITEVEKRAVKDSAMHAGARDVFLIEEPMAAAIGVGLPVQEPAGNMIVDIGGGTTEVALISLAGIVYSRSVRVGGDEMDESIVQYLKREYNLLIGERTAEDIKISIGSAIPTGEETTMEVKGRDQVAGLPKTLQISSEEVRGALKEPVSAIVDAVRITLDRCLPELSADLVDRGMVLAGGGGMLRGLDKHIADNTGLPVHVADDPLSAVAEGTGVVLHEINFLRKLSDARAG from the coding sequence ATGTTTAACCGTTTGATGGGCCTTTTTTCCAGCGACATCGGTATCGACCTCGGTACTGCCAATACGCTCGTCTATGTGCGGGATCGGGGGGTTGTGCTCCGGGAGCCTTCCGTGGTGGCTGTACAGACAGGAACCAACCGGGTGCTTGCGGTCGGTGACGAAGCCAAGCGCATGCTCGGTCGCACCCCCGGCAGTATTGTCGCCATCCGTCCTCTCAAGGCCGGGGTGATTGCAGATTTTGAGATTACTGAAGCGATGCTTCGGTATTTCATCCAGAAGGTTCACAACCGTCGCCGTATGGTGCGTCCGCGCGTAGTCGTGGCCGTTCCCAGCGGTATTACGGAAGTGGAAAAACGCGCAGTGAAAGACTCCGCAATGCATGCGGGCGCGCGCGATGTGTTTTTAATTGAAGAACCGATGGCTGCTGCGATCGGTGTCGGGCTTCCGGTTCAGGAACCGGCCGGCAATATGATCGTTGATATCGGCGGAGGAACCACAGAAGTGGCTCTGATTTCTCTGGCTGGAATCGTCTACAGTCGCAGCGTACGCGTCGGAGGAGATGAGATGGACGAGTCAATCGTCCAGTATCTGAAACGGGAATACAATTTACTCATCGGGGAACGTACAGCGGAAGACATCAAAATTTCTATCGGATCCGCAATCCCGACGGGTGAAGAGACAACAATGGAAGTGAAAGGCCGCGACCAGGTCGCCGGTCTGCCGAAGACCCTGCAGATCAGTTCAGAAGAAGTTCGTGGCGCATTAAAGGAGCCGGTATCCGCAATTGTGGATGCCGTACGCATTACACTGGATCGCTGTCTGCCCGAATTGTCTGCTGACCTGGTCGACCGGGGAATGGTGCTTGCTGGCGGCGGCGGGATGCTGCGCGGACTCGATAAGCATATTGCAGATAATACCGGTTTGCCTGTTCATGTGGCCGATGACCCGCTGAGCGCGGTGGCCGAAGGCACCGGTGTGGTGCTGCACGAGATCAACTTCCTTCGCAAACTTTCCGATGCCCGCGCCGGATAG
- the mreD gene encoding rod shape-determining protein MreD: MSLLRITLLLMIGAALQTLLPRWALTGSLDWPILTALLMVVVLHSDRGAVIYAAVLAGLLYDVFSPTPLGISSPFFLLLGIGLHALKTELFSDQPITYCVLGLLAVSLKTLYFYIVFSLGDLRSISFGLLAVRMGGGLLLGILTAPTVYFTIAFLVHKSKRKRRRI, encoded by the coding sequence ATGAGCCTGCTTCGGATTACTCTTCTTCTGATGATCGGGGCGGCGCTTCAGACTCTGCTTCCACGCTGGGCCTTAACAGGCTCTCTCGACTGGCCGATTCTGACGGCGCTGTTAATGGTCGTAGTGCTTCATTCGGACCGCGGGGCTGTTATTTATGCGGCGGTACTGGCCGGCCTGCTTTATGATGTTTTTTCACCGACGCCGCTTGGAATTTCGAGTCCCTTTTTCCTTTTGCTGGGAATCGGCCTGCACGCGCTGAAGACCGAGCTGTTTTCTGACCAACCGATCACCTATTGTGTGCTGGGACTGCTGGCGGTGAGCCTTAAAACGCTTTATTTTTACATTGTATTTTCGTTGGGCGATTTGCGCTCGATTTCTTTTGGGTTGCTGGCTGTCCGCATGGGCGGGGGGCTCCTGCTGGGAATTTTAACGGCTCCGACCGTCTATTTTACAATTGCGTTTCTCGTGCATAAATCGAAAAGAAAACGGAGGCGTATATAA
- a CDS encoding type II secretion system minor pseudopilin, which produces MSKKRKSGVALIIVMWVLVLVAMIVSSFAFEMKLESQIITAQRKRLKADYLALSGVELAKVMLVFEEDPLEGDDVIYDDPWLAKAAQLSEGVPVSVEEEMGGGVIKLNINFEEGQRGISSLSDDEWKELFEQTGVPAAYSSELLGCLKDWQDENDLHELNGAESDDSFYRDRGYKCKNAPIDTVDELLLIKGWTEEIVYGTPTNKLDETEYPMLGIAEFLTTWGEGKVNPNSASEEVLRSMYLSEDVIEAIMEMRLGPDGEAGTDDDGLTEEDFNQLGLDPEKFTLTPEFAKITSVGEVDGITAQISSVFRLGEEEPTPLFWLEER; this is translated from the coding sequence TTGAGCAAAAAACGTAAATCCGGCGTAGCGCTGATTATCGTCATGTGGGTTTTGGTGCTGGTCGCGATGATCGTCAGTTCGTTTGCGTTTGAGATGAAACTGGAATCTCAGATTATCACCGCTCAGCGCAAGCGCCTGAAAGCCGATTATCTGGCCCTGTCCGGCGTGGAACTGGCAAAGGTGATGCTCGTGTTTGAAGAAGATCCGCTGGAGGGGGACGATGTTATTTATGATGATCCATGGCTCGCAAAAGCTGCTCAGCTGAGTGAAGGCGTCCCCGTGAGCGTGGAAGAAGAAATGGGCGGCGGCGTCATTAAGCTGAATATTAATTTTGAAGAAGGTCAGCGGGGAATCAGCAGCCTGAGCGACGATGAGTGGAAAGAACTGTTCGAGCAGACCGGAGTCCCGGCTGCCTACAGTTCCGAGTTGCTCGGCTGCCTTAAGGACTGGCAGGACGAAAACGACCTGCACGAGCTTAACGGAGCAGAGTCTGACGATTCGTTTTATCGGGATCGGGGCTATAAGTGTAAGAACGCCCCGATCGACACGGTCGACGAACTGCTGCTGATTAAGGGCTGGACTGAAGAAATTGTATACGGAACGCCGACCAACAAGCTTGATGAGACAGAATATCCAATGCTCGGAATCGCTGAGTTTCTGACTACCTGGGGCGAGGGAAAAGTGAACCCGAACAGTGCCAGCGAAGAGGTTCTGCGCAGCATGTATCTCAGCGAAGACGTCATTGAAGCCATTATGGAAATGCGACTGGGCCCGGACGGCGAAGCCGGAACCGATGATGACGGACTGACCGAAGAGGATTTCAATCAACTGGGGCTCGATCCAGAAAAGTTCACCCTGACACCGGAATTCGCAAAAATCACATCGGTTGGCGAGGTCGATGGAATCACGGCACAAATCTCTTCGGTTTTTAGACTCGGCGAAGAGGAGCCGACTCCTCTATTCTGGCTGGAAGAACGTTAA
- the mreC gene encoding rod shape-determining protein MreC: MVEKRTVLKWCAAACVLALILLLPDGYTVRVKGFFWDLISPIQSGLLQAGHSLKAGVDTMRGFGGMVEENRRLKGEVVRLQAEARLSKSIQEENLKLRRMLAFHDRQAKALIAAEVAARSINGWWQSIRLAKGTREGVFSNRAVISPDGLVGRVSTVSAHSANVLLLSDPACEVSARISRTGSFGLVRGAGVNLKGYPVVEMRFIHKDIPIQIGDEVVTSGLGGVFPRDVVIGYIEAIRTEDAELYQIAEILPQAVINLTDVVFVTAVEGGEE, encoded by the coding sequence ATGGTTGAAAAAAGAACGGTTTTAAAATGGTGTGCGGCAGCCTGTGTGCTGGCGCTGATCCTGTTGCTTCCGGACGGCTATACCGTCCGGGTTAAGGGTTTCTTCTGGGACCTGATAAGCCCGATCCAGTCCGGACTCCTCCAAGCGGGGCACAGTCTCAAGGCGGGTGTTGACACCATGCGAGGATTCGGGGGAATGGTTGAAGAAAACCGTCGACTGAAGGGGGAAGTCGTACGCCTGCAGGCGGAAGCCCGCCTGAGCAAAAGTATTCAAGAGGAAAACCTTAAGCTTCGCCGAATGCTGGCTTTTCATGATCGACAGGCAAAAGCCCTGATTGCCGCCGAAGTGGCTGCCCGCAGCATTAACGGATGGTGGCAAAGTATCCGATTGGCAAAAGGAACCCGGGAAGGGGTCTTTTCCAATCGCGCGGTTATTTCTCCGGACGGTCTGGTCGGGCGTGTTTCAACGGTTTCTGCGCACTCCGCCAATGTTCTTTTGCTTTCCGATCCAGCCTGCGAAGTATCTGCCCGCATCAGTCGAACCGGTTCATTTGGTCTGGTCCGAGGCGCAGGGGTTAATTTAAAAGGGTATCCGGTCGTTGAGATGCGCTTTATCCATAAAGACATCCCGATCCAGATTGGAGATGAAGTGGTGACATCCGGACTGGGGGGTGTTTTTCCACGCGATGTGGTTATCGGTTATATTGAAGCCATTCGAACTGAGGATGCAGAGCTGTATCAAATTGCGGAGATTCTTCCGCAGGCCGTGATTAACCTGACCGATGTTGTTTTTGTAACCGCTGTTGAAGGAGGTGAAGAATGA
- a CDS encoding type II secretion system F family protein: MPVFKYIARDTKGTRVDGTLTAADRNSAMRMLQQSGHTPLSLTQTAEETAAKGGSSKKFRLNFTLSTGRASRLKPRAMLLFTREMADLLASGMTLGRALHTLARRDSEPIYNMIVSRLRDEVVQGSSLSDALKIYPETFPQLYVSMVRAGEAGGALADALTSLCTHYERVQDARNKIVSAMVYPSIILTFGILSVIGLMIGIIPKFAIIFEDLGGTMPLPTRILMTISSGMIRYGWLMILILIGLGMAFRRFLRTEDGRKWLDNRQLKMPVVSKIARANAFAHFARTLETLIRNGVPILKALTISSETVGNSVIAAEIADVRTRVTDGSSIAGPLAAGGVFPPLLTDMLAVGEETGDLPGALSQIARRYDEELDFSIKLLTTVMEPVLILSMGLLIGFVAISMLMAVFDLTSGLSA; encoded by the coding sequence ATGCCCGTTTTCAAATACATTGCCCGAGATACAAAAGGCACGCGGGTCGACGGCACCTTAACGGCCGCCGATCGCAACAGTGCTATGCGAATGCTGCAGCAATCGGGGCACACCCCGCTTTCCCTGACTCAAACGGCAGAAGAAACAGCCGCGAAAGGCGGATCTTCGAAAAAATTCCGGTTGAATTTCACGCTTTCGACCGGCCGGGCCAGTCGCTTGAAACCGCGGGCCATGCTGCTGTTCACTCGCGAGATGGCCGACCTCCTGGCCTCCGGCATGACGCTTGGCCGCGCGCTGCACACCCTCGCCCGCCGCGACTCCGAACCGATCTATAACATGATTGTCTCACGGTTGCGCGATGAAGTGGTTCAGGGAAGCTCCCTTTCAGATGCCCTGAAAATCTACCCGGAAACCTTTCCGCAGCTCTACGTGAGCATGGTTCGCGCCGGGGAAGCCGGAGGAGCTCTTGCCGATGCCCTAACCAGCCTTTGTACTCATTACGAGCGCGTACAGGACGCCCGCAATAAAATTGTATCCGCCATGGTCTATCCGTCCATCATTCTGACTTTCGGCATTCTCTCTGTCATCGGACTCATGATCGGCATCATTCCAAAATTCGCCATCATTTTTGAGGATCTCGGCGGCACCATGCCCCTGCCCACCCGTATCCTGATGACCATCAGCAGCGGAATGATCCGTTACGGCTGGCTTATGATTCTCATTCTGATCGGTCTGGGAATGGCGTTTCGCCGTTTCTTACGCACCGAAGACGGACGGAAATGGCTGGATAACCGCCAATTGAAAATGCCGGTGGTTTCAAAAATTGCCCGGGCAAACGCGTTCGCCCATTTTGCCCGAACGCTGGAAACCCTGATCCGCAACGGTGTACCGATCTTAAAAGCGCTGACTATTTCCAGTGAAACAGTTGGAAACAGCGTGATTGCCGCTGAAATCGCAGATGTGCGCACCCGTGTTACCGATGGGTCCAGTATTGCCGGTCCGTTGGCTGCCGGAGGCGTATTTCCTCCTCTTCTAACTGATATGCTGGCCGTCGGAGAGGAAACCGGAGATCTTCCCGGCGCCCTTTCCCAGATTGCTCGGCGCTACGACGAAGAACTTGACTTTAGTATTAAACTGTTAACGACTGTCATGGAGCCAGTGCTGATTCTCAGCATGGGGCTCCTGATCGGATTTGTAGCCATCAGCATGCTGATGGCAGTGTTCGATCTGACCAGTGGTCTGAGCGCCTAA
- a CDS encoding type II secretion system protein — MENSSPMFPHSDTPLSRGFTLIEVMLVVVIILIAAGMAVPMLSGSSDAAQMRDAVRSTIRLSRYARSMAILNQADCTLSFSTNRITLAGTEGTLAERRISDKITIADFENLAKEDRRDTDEDEEGKKVIFYPTGMNDGFEVTLEDEDGRSHTIKCNPITGKVTTDED, encoded by the coding sequence ATGGAAAACAGCAGTCCGATGTTCCCGCATTCCGATACTCCGCTCTCTCGCGGATTTACACTAATTGAAGTGATGCTGGTGGTGGTGATTATTCTGATCGCCGCCGGCATGGCCGTTCCAATGCTCAGCGGATCTTCGGACGCGGCACAAATGCGTGATGCTGTGCGCTCGACCATTCGACTCTCACGCTACGCCCGCAGCATGGCAATCCTGAACCAGGCCGACTGTACGCTGTCGTTTTCCACGAACCGCATAACACTGGCCGGAACAGAAGGAACGCTCGCAGAGCGCCGGATCTCGGACAAGATTACCATTGCGGATTTCGAAAATCTGGCGAAAGAAGACCGCCGGGACACCGACGAGGATGAAGAAGGAAAGAAAGTGATCTTTTATCCAACCGGAATGAACGACGGGTTTGAAGTAACTCTGGAAGACGAAGACGGCCGCAGTCACACCATCAAATGCAACCCCATTACCGGCAAAGTAACCACAGACGAGGATTAA
- a CDS encoding type II secretion system protein GspG, protein MNNRRSKEAFTLIEIMLVVVIIGIIVGIAAPKISGKFGKAQNVAARASLKAVEGAIQSYEMDNLRLPDTLEDLTKQKDGNGPYLKPSELMDPWSQKYKYTKGGSHGIGFDLSTTSPDGTEFNNWD, encoded by the coding sequence ATGAACAACCGTAGATCAAAAGAAGCTTTTACACTCATCGAAATCATGCTCGTAGTCGTGATTATCGGGATCATCGTCGGTATCGCTGCTCCAAAAATCAGCGGCAAGTTTGGCAAAGCACAGAATGTAGCTGCGCGCGCCAGCCTCAAAGCGGTCGAGGGAGCGATTCAAAGTTATGAAATGGACAACCTGCGCCTGCCGGATACTCTGGAAGATCTGACCAAACAGAAAGACGGCAACGGCCCTTACCTCAAACCCAGTGAACTGATGGACCCATGGAGCCAGAAATACAAATACACCAAAGGCGGCTCTCACGGCATTGGCTTTGACCTGTCTACGACGTCTCCGGATGGAACAGAATTCAACAACTGGGATTAA